A genomic window from Primulina eburnea isolate SZY01 unplaced genomic scaffold, ASM2296580v1 ctg625_ERROPOS2042916+, whole genome shotgun sequence includes:
- the LOC140821539 gene encoding alkaline ceramidase-like: MTGGVSSFWGPVTSTHEWCEPNYTYSSYIAEYFNTISNVPCIILAFIGLVNALRQRFEKRFTVLHISNMILSIGSMLYHATLRRLQQQGDETPMVWEMLLYIYILYSPDWHYRSTMPTFLFLYGVVFAVAHSVIHFDIAFKLHYGLLCFLCIPRMYKYYIYTQDRSAKRLAKLYVITLLLGTLCWLIDRLLCKKITSWYFNPQGHAMWHVLMGFNSYFANTFLMFCRAQQREWNPKVMHFFGIFPYVKIEKPKSQ, translated from the exons ATGACTGGTGGAGTGTCGAGTTTTTGGGGCCCTGTCACGTCAACACACGAGTGGTGTGAACCTAATTATACTTACTCTTCCTATATTGCTGAGTATTTCAACACAATCTCTAATGTTCCGTGCATCATTTTAGCATTCATTGGTCTTGTGAATGCATTAAGACAGCGTTTTGAGAAAAGGTTTACTGTCCTTCACATATCAAATATGATACTTTCCATAGGCAGCATGTTGTATCATGCCACACTACGGCGGCT GCAACAGCAAGGAGATGAAACACCTATGGTGTGGGAAATGCTCCTTTATATCTACATTCTCTACTCACCAGATTGGCATTATCGGAGCACAATGCCCACTTTCTTGTTCCTTTACGGCGTGGTCTTTGCTGTAGCACATTCAGTAATTCATTTCGACATCGCTTTTAAGCTGCACTATGGACTGCTTTGCTTTCTTTGCATTCCTAGGATGTACAAGTATTATATTTACACACAAGACAGATCAGCTAAACGACTTGCTAAGTTGTATGTCATCACTTTGCTGCTTGGGACTCTATGCTGGCTGATTGACCGTCTTTTATGCAAGAAAATCACAAGCTGGTACTTCAATCCTCAGGGCCACGCAATGTGGCATGTTTTAATGGGTTTCAACTCATACTTTGCCAATACGTTTCTGATGTTCTGCCGTGCTCAACAACGGGAATGGAACCCGAAAGTAATGCACTTTTTCGGAATTTTTCCCTATGTGAAGATTGAAAAACCAAAGTCCCAGTAG
- the LOC140821538 gene encoding uncharacterized protein encodes MAGVSLMCGDCGTLLKSVEEAQEHAELTKHTNFSESTEAVLNLVCSACGKPCRSKTDSDLHTKRTGHTEFVDRTSESTKPISLESPKPQKDVEMEETGDGSGTQQEEMVVPEVNHELLKELEEMGFPKERTIRALHYSGNVSAEAAVNWIVEHENDSDIDQMPLVPVSSKKPDAPKPSLTPEEIKQKQQELKERARKKKEEEEKQKEREREKERVRVGRELLEAKRIEEDNERKRMVALRKAEKEEEKRAREKIRQKLEEDKAERRRKLGLPPEDPTAIKPSAPPTEEKKSSLPVRPATKTEQMRECLRTLKQNHKDDDAKVKAAFNTLLTFAKNVATNPNEEKFRKIRLSNANFQERVGKLQGGIEFLQLCGFEKIEGGEFLFLPRDKVDIAVLHSAGSELNSAISNPFFGVL; translated from the exons ATGGCTGGTGTATCGCTGATGTGCGGAGACTGCGGAACCCTACTGAAGTCAGTGGAGGAGGCGCAGGAGCATGCTGAGCTGACGAAACACACTAATTTCTCGGAATCGACTGAGGCCGTACTTAATCTCGTTTGCTCCGCCTGTGGCAAGCCTTGCCGTTCAAAAACG GACAGTGATTTGCATACTAAGAGAACAGGTCACACGGAATTTGTGGATAGGACTTCGGAGTCGACTAAGCCAATAAGTTTGGAGTCTCCAAAGCCACAGAAGGACGTGGAGATGGAGGAGACTGGCGATGGGAGTGGTACTCAGCAGGAAG AAATGGTTGTTCCAGAAGTGAATCACGAGCTACTCAAGGAACTCGAAGAAATGGGATTTCCTAAAGAGAGGACAATCCGTGCACTTCATTATTCAG gcAATGTGAGTGCAGAGGCTGCTGTGAATTGGATAGTTGAACATGAAAATGACTCGGACATTGACCAAATGCCATTg GTACCTGTGAGTTCCAAGAAACCTGATGCTCCTAAGCCATCCCTGACACCAGAGGAGATTAAACAGAAACAACAAGAATTGAA GGAGCGAGCTCGCAAAAAGAAAGAAGAGGAAGAAAAACAAAAGGAGAGAGAAAGAGAGAAG GAAAGAGTTCGAGTTGGTAGGGAACTGCTTGAAGCAAAGCGCATTGAAGAAGATAATGAAAGAAAGCG TATGGTAGCTTTGCGAAAAGCTGAGAAAGAGGAAGAAAAAAGGGCAAGAGAGAAAATTCGTCAAAAATTGGAGGAAGACAAG GCAGAAAGACGAAGGAAGCTTGGGTTGCCACCAGAAGATCCGACTGCCATAAAACCTTCAGCTCCACCAACAGAGGAAAAAAAG AGCTCCCTGCCCGTAAGGCCAGCTACAAAGACAGAGCAAATGAGGGAGTGCTTACGAACGCTTAAACAGAATCACAAG GATGATGATGCCAAAGTGAAGGCCGCTTTCAACACACTTTTAACTTTCGCCAAAAATGTAGCAACAAATCCAAATGAGGAAAAATTTCGTAAAATCAGACTAAGCAATGCTAATTTTCAG GAGAGAGTTGGAAAACTTCAAGGAGGCATCGAATTTCTCCAACTCTGTGGATTCGAGAAAATTGAGGGAGGTGAATTCTTGTTTCTGCCAAGAGATAAAGTTGACATTGCGGTGCTACATTCTGCTGGAAGCGAGTTAAACAGTGCAATTAGCAATCCGTTCTTTGGAGTTCTCTGA
- the LOC140821535 gene encoding probable methionine--tRNA ligase isoform X1, giving the protein MGDHPAAAGSAAAKLPIPGKRNILVTSALPYVNNVPHLGNIIGCVLSADVFARYCRIRGYNVLYICGTDEYGTATETKAMEEGCSPKEICDKYHFIHKEVYDWFNINFDEFGRTSSPQQTEVCQEIFKKLLENNWLSENTMQQLYCETCKRFLADRLVDGNCPTPGCGYDSARGDQCEKCGKLLNPTELLDPKCKVCRSTPHIRDTDHLFLELPLLKDRLEEYIGNMSMAGGWSQNAIQATHAWLKEGLRPRCITRDLKWGVPVPLEKFKDKVFYVWFDAPIGYVSITACHTTEWEKWWKNPENVELYQFMGKDNVPFHTVMFPSTLLGTGENWTLMRTISVTEYLNYESGKFSKTKGIGVFGNDAKDTNIPVEAWRYYLLTNRPEVSDTLFTWVDLQAKLNSELLNNLGNFVNRVLSFIAKDPGSGYGSIVPDAPDVYSHPLTMTLGERINNYVDQYIEAMEKVKLKQGLKIAMTISGEGNAYLQESQFWKLYKEDQASCSVVMKTAAGLVYLLACLLEPFMPSFSLEVLKQLNLPLEGQVSLSDEKGDIEKVKRPWEILPSGHRIGTPAPLFRELKDEEVEFYKDKFSGSQADRILKAKAEAKKISEKLKETKISDGKTKKDRPNKSAEVKPKVSSPAETEISISRLNIRVGLIVKAQKHADADSLYVEEIDIGEDQPRTVVSGLVKYIPLEEMQNRKVCVLCNLKPAVMRGIKSEAMVLAASNSDHTMVELVEPPPDAPVGERVTVQGFEGSADDVLNPKKKVWETVQADLKTSRELVACYKDLPLTTSAGVCRVSSISEGSIR; this is encoded by the exons ATGGGCGACCATCCCGCCGCCGCCGGCTCAGCCGCCGCGAAGCTGCCAATACCTGGAAAGAGAAACATACTCGTTACCAGCGCCTTGCCTTACGTCAACAACGTTCCTCACCTTGGCAACATCATCGGAT GTGTGTTGAGCGCTGATGTGTTTGCAAGGTATTGCCGAATTAGAGGGTATAATGTGTTATATATTTGTGGTACGGATGAATACGGAACAGCAACAGAGACCAAGGCTATGGAGGAAGGGTGTTCTCCCAAAGAAATTTGTGACAA ATATCATTTTATTCATAAAGAAGTGTATGACTGgtttaatataaattttgatgaGTTCGGGCGCACCTCAAGTCCGCAGCAGACTGAAGTTTGTcaagaaattttcaagaagCTCTTGGAAAATAATTGGCTCTCTGAAAACACAATGCAGCAG CTCTATTGTGAGACTTGTAAAAGATTCTTGGCTGATCGGCTTGTAGATGGTAATTGTCCGACTCCGGGTTGTGGTTATGATTCTGCTCGTGGAGATCAATGTGAAAAGTGTGGAAAGCTATTAAATCCGACGGAACTTCTAGATCCGAAATGCAAG GTCTGTCGCAGTACTCCACATATTCGTGACACAGATCACTTGTTCCTTGAGCTTCCTTTGCTGAAGGATAGGTTAGAAGAATACATTGGCAACATGTCCATGGCTGGAGGGTGGAGCCAGAATGCTATCCAAGCAACACATGCTTGGCTCAAAGAAGGGTTGAGACCGCGATGTATTACTAGAGATTTGAAATGGGGTGTTCCGGTTCCACTTGAGAAATTTAAGGATAAG GTTTTCTATGTGTGGTTTGATGCGCCAATTGGATATGTTTCAATCACAGCATGCCATACAACTGAGTGGGAGAAATGGTGGAAGAACCCTGAAAATGTTGAACTGTACCAATTTATGGGCAAGGACAACGTGCCATTTCATACT GTGATGTTCCCTTCTACACTTCTCGGAACTGGTGAAAACTGGACTTTGATGAGAACCATTAGTGTTACAGAATACTTGAATTATGAATCAG GAAAATTTTCCAAGACCAAGGGGATTGGAGTTTTTGGGAATGATGCAAAAGACACCAACATTCCGGTGGAGGCGTGGAGGTATTATTTGTTGACAAATAGGCCAGAG GTATCGGATACGTTGTTTACATGGGTTGACTTGCAAGCAAAGTTAAATAGTGAGCTGTTGAACAATCTTGGAAATTTCGTTAACAGAGTCTTGAGTTTCATTGCTAAGGACCCAG GTTCCGGATATGGTTCTATCGTTCCTGACGCTCCTGACGTGTATTCTCATCCATTGACCATGACTCTGGGAGAAAGAATTAATAATTATGTAGATCAGTATATAGAAGCTATGGAGAAG GTGAAATTAAAACAAGGGTTGAAGATTGCCATGACAATTTCTGGTGAAGGAAATGCTTATTTACAA GAAAGCCAATTCTGGAAGCTTTACAAAGAGGATCAAGCTTCGTGCTCTGTGGTTATGAAAACTGCGGCCGGATTGGTTTATCTTCTTGCATGTCTTTTAGAACCTTTTATGCCATCATTTTCCCTTGAG GTGCTTAAACAGCTGAATTTACCACTTGAAGGACAAGTTTCACTTTCTGACGAAAAAGGTGATATTGAAAAAGTTAAAAGACCCTGGGAGATTCTACCTTCAGGTCATAGAATTGGAACCCCGGCACCTTTGTTCAGAGAACTG AAAGACGAAGAAGTAGAGTTCTATAAAGACAAATTTTCTGGAAGTCAAGCTGATAGGATTTTGAAAGCAAAAGCTGAAGCCAAGAAAATTTCTGAAAAACTTAAGGAAACAAAGATATCAG ATGGAAAAACAAAGAAGGATCGGCCAAACAAATCAGCTGAGGTGAAGCCTAAGGTTTCATCTCCTGCTGAAACAGAAATTTCCATAAGTAGACTGAATATTCGTGTTGGTCTCATTGTAAAGGCTCAAAAACATGCTGATGCTGATTCTTTATATGTCGAAGAGATTGATATTGGTGAAGATCAGCCTCGCACAGTTGTTAGTGGCTTGGTCAAGTACATTCCCCTTGAAGAGATGCAG AATCGAAAGGTATGTGTTCTCTGTAACTTGAAGCCTGCAGTCATGAGGGGTATAAAGTCAGAAGCTATGGTCCTTGCGGCTTCTAATAGTGATCATACGATG GTTGAGTTGGTTGAACCTCCCCCAGACGCCCCTGTTGGTGAAAGGGTGACAGTCCAAGGGTTCGAAGGTTCGGCGGACGACGTATTGAACCCTAAAAAGAAAGTTTGGGAAACTGTTCAAGCGGATTTGAAGACTTCCAGGGAGTTGGTAGCCTGTTACAAAGATTTGCCGCTTACAACATCAGCAGGTGTTTGTAGAGTTTCATCAATTAGTGAAGGCTCAATAAGGTAA
- the LOC140821535 gene encoding probable methionine--tRNA ligase isoform X2, with protein MGDHPAAAGSAAAKLPIPGKRNILVTSALPYVNNVPHLGNIIGCVLSADVFARYCRIRGYNVLYICGTDEYGTATETKAMEEGCSPKEICDKYHFIHKEVYDWFNINFDEFGRTSSPQQTEVCQEIFKKLLENNWLSENTMQQLYCETCKRFLADRLVDGNCPTPGCGYDSARGDQCEKCGKLLNPTELLDPKCKVCRSTPHIRDTDHLFLELPLLKDRLEEYIGNMSMAGGWSQNAIQATHAWLKEGLRPRCITRDLKWGVPVPLEKFKDKVFYVWFDAPIGYVSITACHTTEWEKWWKNPENVELYQFMGKDNVPFHTVMFPSTLLGTGENWTLMRTISVTEYLNYESGKFSKTKGIGVFGNDAKDTNIPVEAWRYYLLTNRPEVSDTLFTWVDLQAKLNSELLNNLGNFVNRVLSFIAKDPGSGYGSIVPDAPDVYSHPLTMTLGERINNYVDQYIEAMEKVKLKQGLKIAMTISGEGNAYLQESQFWKLYKEDQASCSVVMKTAAGLVYLLACLLEPFMPSFSLEVLKQLNLPLEGQVSLSDEKGDIEKVKRPWEILPSGHRIGTPAPLFRELKDEEVEFYKDKFSGSQADRILKAKAEAKKISEKLKETKISGHLI; from the exons ATGGGCGACCATCCCGCCGCCGCCGGCTCAGCCGCCGCGAAGCTGCCAATACCTGGAAAGAGAAACATACTCGTTACCAGCGCCTTGCCTTACGTCAACAACGTTCCTCACCTTGGCAACATCATCGGAT GTGTGTTGAGCGCTGATGTGTTTGCAAGGTATTGCCGAATTAGAGGGTATAATGTGTTATATATTTGTGGTACGGATGAATACGGAACAGCAACAGAGACCAAGGCTATGGAGGAAGGGTGTTCTCCCAAAGAAATTTGTGACAA ATATCATTTTATTCATAAAGAAGTGTATGACTGgtttaatataaattttgatgaGTTCGGGCGCACCTCAAGTCCGCAGCAGACTGAAGTTTGTcaagaaattttcaagaagCTCTTGGAAAATAATTGGCTCTCTGAAAACACAATGCAGCAG CTCTATTGTGAGACTTGTAAAAGATTCTTGGCTGATCGGCTTGTAGATGGTAATTGTCCGACTCCGGGTTGTGGTTATGATTCTGCTCGTGGAGATCAATGTGAAAAGTGTGGAAAGCTATTAAATCCGACGGAACTTCTAGATCCGAAATGCAAG GTCTGTCGCAGTACTCCACATATTCGTGACACAGATCACTTGTTCCTTGAGCTTCCTTTGCTGAAGGATAGGTTAGAAGAATACATTGGCAACATGTCCATGGCTGGAGGGTGGAGCCAGAATGCTATCCAAGCAACACATGCTTGGCTCAAAGAAGGGTTGAGACCGCGATGTATTACTAGAGATTTGAAATGGGGTGTTCCGGTTCCACTTGAGAAATTTAAGGATAAG GTTTTCTATGTGTGGTTTGATGCGCCAATTGGATATGTTTCAATCACAGCATGCCATACAACTGAGTGGGAGAAATGGTGGAAGAACCCTGAAAATGTTGAACTGTACCAATTTATGGGCAAGGACAACGTGCCATTTCATACT GTGATGTTCCCTTCTACACTTCTCGGAACTGGTGAAAACTGGACTTTGATGAGAACCATTAGTGTTACAGAATACTTGAATTATGAATCAG GAAAATTTTCCAAGACCAAGGGGATTGGAGTTTTTGGGAATGATGCAAAAGACACCAACATTCCGGTGGAGGCGTGGAGGTATTATTTGTTGACAAATAGGCCAGAG GTATCGGATACGTTGTTTACATGGGTTGACTTGCAAGCAAAGTTAAATAGTGAGCTGTTGAACAATCTTGGAAATTTCGTTAACAGAGTCTTGAGTTTCATTGCTAAGGACCCAG GTTCCGGATATGGTTCTATCGTTCCTGACGCTCCTGACGTGTATTCTCATCCATTGACCATGACTCTGGGAGAAAGAATTAATAATTATGTAGATCAGTATATAGAAGCTATGGAGAAG GTGAAATTAAAACAAGGGTTGAAGATTGCCATGACAATTTCTGGTGAAGGAAATGCTTATTTACAA GAAAGCCAATTCTGGAAGCTTTACAAAGAGGATCAAGCTTCGTGCTCTGTGGTTATGAAAACTGCGGCCGGATTGGTTTATCTTCTTGCATGTCTTTTAGAACCTTTTATGCCATCATTTTCCCTTGAG GTGCTTAAACAGCTGAATTTACCACTTGAAGGACAAGTTTCACTTTCTGACGAAAAAGGTGATATTGAAAAAGTTAAAAGACCCTGGGAGATTCTACCTTCAGGTCATAGAATTGGAACCCCGGCACCTTTGTTCAGAGAACTG AAAGACGAAGAAGTAGAGTTCTATAAAGACAAATTTTCTGGAAGTCAAGCTGATAGGATTTTGAAAGCAAAAGCTGAAGCCAAGAAAATTTCTGAAAAACTTAAGGAAACAAAGATATCAG GGCATCTTATTTAG